One Cinclus cinclus chromosome 24, bCinCin1.1, whole genome shotgun sequence genomic window carries:
- the LOC134053189 gene encoding olfactory receptor 10C1-like, protein MILGNLSGLSEFRLLGFSGTSPLHPLLFVVLLSLHILTLMANTVIALITNSDNRLHTPMYFFLTQLSCWDICYLSVIIPSILENLMVGTVSISKTRCAMQMFSFLFFGVAECFLLAAMSLDGYFAVCCPLHYTMIMSSRVCRSLVVGAYICGTAVGLVHTLITFSSPLCGCAIDHFFCEIQPLLDLLCGNTLPSEIQVIVVAVFAILSPFSLVIYSYIGIVSTILHMASAESQEKAFSTCSSQLLVVTVFYGTAGSMYLRPKYSYCASVDKFLSLSYSLVTPLLNPIICSLRNKEVKGALKEKMEQT, encoded by the coding sequence atgatccttgggaacctcagtggattgagtgaattcagactcctgggtttttctggaacctctcctttacaccctttgctctttgtagttttattatctcttcatATTCTCACCTTGATGGCGAACACAGTGATAGCTTTGATAACAAACAGTGATAATCGCCTTCACACCccgatgtatttcttcctcactcagctgtcctgttgggatatctgctatttgtctgtcattatcccaagtattctcgagaacctgatggtgggaacagtgagtatttccaagacaagatgtgcaatgcagatgttttccttccttttctttggagttgctgagtgttttctcttggccgccatgtcccttgatggttattttgcagtttgctgccCCTTGCATTACACAATGatcatgagcagcagggtctgcagaagcctggttgttggagcttacatctgtggaactgctgtgggcttagttcacaccctcatcaccttcagctcacccttgtgtggttgtgccattgaccacttcttctgtgagattcagcctctcctggacctgctctgtggcaacactctcccaagtgaaatccaggtcattgtggtggctgtctttgctattctgagtcctttctcaCTGGTCATTTATTCCTATATTGGTATCGTTTCCACAATTCTTCACATggcatcagctgagagccaggagaaggcgttttccacttgctcctcacagctcctggttgtgactgttttttatggcactgcaggctccatgtacctgcggccaaaatacagctactgtgcatctgtggataaattcctctccctttcttattctctggtgactcctttattgaatcccatcatttgcagtttgaggaataaggaggtgaaaggagccctgaaggaaaaaatggagcaaacctaa